A stretch of Arctopsyche grandis isolate Sample6627 chromosome 9, ASM5162203v2, whole genome shotgun sequence DNA encodes these proteins:
- the LOC143916306 gene encoding uncharacterized protein LOC143916306 isoform X1 — translation MLSDDSTSDSDTGIRFKTESTRRPTRKEEDVKNKTGGNHRSDSSRRRDSGKSYSSRNVSPRRDKSPIREIKYSKDRNKLDFNRHRVSNHDRERGNRENVSSRDSNHKYQSTRSEDKRKSDDRKLHERGERFSIKVGKNDNEKSKNAESSKSRNSNVDGKIRLAPRKSSGKDNDDGSHVRSSINRNVNASKTDKNGPDRGGDHPGDYQTLPRFDQSKKSDVDILDQSQKIVSLESSPSRLKRSIVREQIEVEKRPRKDEETPEVVYTVDDIRISDTSDTEQRPVSYYNMVSTDYKNKTQELAKEEAIAVSDSSEDEDALRKQLLLLEEELKKTKGKKKSKHKDRKRVRRDSKSQLDETVMSSNSENFSKYDTLSDDNAADKTSTSTMHSFEHKVDSHRQNKSVGKKKCDESNEEGEIVSDSDEKHVNSDLRDRLGKHRKISSVDSKPQMPDLREHLSSVSRTSHSSNNVESNVDEIEDAVEGPALPPHMMKNTNTPKNIVSIIAGPSLPDDMRQRLLENSDRLSGDRSLDEDLQSSDGEDVLGPMPQGSEMKWSNSHKRLEERALKMKINSLDGDLVEKSQRESREEWMLKLPDAKAKHLGLTSRQFRSREGPDLSDRSSWTDTPEQKTLKALGIQTDNEEADSQNLLRNAKLEFIQQRDAEQELVARKHKKKSKRKESLLELHEKKLKKKKKKEDKDKDEPTRRPFDRDIDLKANRFDEAQKKIIIKKAQLLDTRFSKGESKFL, via the exons atGTTATCCGACGACTCCACGTCCGACTCCGATACGGGAATCCGTTTTAAAACTGAATCGACGAGGCGACCGACTAGGAAAGAAGAAGACGTAAAGAACAAGACTGGTGGAAATCATCGCAGCGATAGTTCTAGACGCCGCGATTCGGGCAAAAGTTATTCTAGTAGAAACGTTTCTCCTCGACGGGATAAATCTCCCATCCGCGAGATAAAATATTCGAAAGATAGAAACAAGTTAGACTTTAATCGCCATAGAGTTTCGAACCACGACAGAGAGAGGGGAAACAGGGAAAACGTTTCGTCTCGGGATTCCAATCACAAGTACCAATCGACTAGGAGCGAGGACAAGCGAAAGTCTGACGACAGAAAATTACACGAAAGGGGTGAACGATTCTCGATTAAAGTGGGCAAAAATGACaacgaaaaaagtaaaaacgcGGAGAGTTCGAAAAGTAGAAACTCGAATGTCGATGGGAAAATTAGATTGGCTCCCAGAAAGTCTTCGGGGAAGGATAACGACGACGGATCGCACGTTCGAAGCTCTATAAATCGCAACGTGAACGCCTCCAAAACTGATAAAAACGGTCCCGATAGAGGCGGCGATCATCCTGGAGATTATCAAACTTTACCGAGATTCGATCAGTCGAAAAAATCGGACGTCGACATTCTAGATCAAAGTCAAAAAATCGTATCGCTCGAAAGCAGTCCCAGTAGACTTAAAAGAAGTATCGTAAGGGAGCAAATAGAGGTCGAGAAACGACCGAGAAAGGATGAAGAGACGCCAGAGGTAGTCTACACTGTCGACGATATAAGAATATCTGACACGTCCGACACGGAACAGAGACCCGTCTCCTACTATAACATGGTAAGCACcgattacaaaaataaaacgcaAGAATTAGCCAAGGAGGAAGCGATCGCAGTTTCCGATTCCTCGGAAGACGAAGATGCGCTTAGAAAACAACTTTTATTGCTAGAAGAAGAGTTGAAAAAAACCAAGGGcaagaaaaaatcaaaacacaaaGATAGAAAAAGAGTACGAAGAGATTCTAAATCCCAATTGGACGAAACGGTCATGTCGAGCAACAGTGAAAACTTTTCGAAATACGATACTCTATCAGACGATAATGCAGCAGACAAAACTTCCACCTCGACGATGCATTCTTTCGAACACAAAGTCGATTCCCACAGACAAAACAAGAGCGtcggtaaaaaaaaatgtgacgaaTCGAATGAAGAAGGCGAAATTGTCAGCGATTCTGATGAAAAACACGTCAACAGCGACTTAAGAGACCGACTTGGCAAACACCGAAAGATCTCCAGTGTGGACAGTAAACCTCAAATGCCCGATCTACGAGAGCATTTATCGTCCGTATCGAGAACTAGTCATTCGAGTAACAACGTCGAAAGCAATGTTGATGAAATTGAAGATGCAGTCGAAGGTCCAGCGCTTCCACCGCACATGATGAAAAATACCAACACACCCAAAAACATCg TTTCGATAATTGCAGGGCCTTCGTTACCGGACGACATGAGACAGAGATTGTTGGAGAACTCCGATCGTTTGAGTGGAGACCGTTCGTTAGATGAAGACTTGCAGAGTTCTGACGGCGAAGACGTATTGGGGCCTATGCCTCAAGGATCCGAGATGAAATGGTCCAATTCACATAAACGCCTCGAGGAAAGAGCGCTGAAAATGAAAATCAACTCGCTCGATGGAGATTTAGTTGAAAAATCGCAGAGAGAAAGCAGAGAAGAGTGGATGCTAAAACTTCCAGATGCGAAAGCCAAACATCTGGGATTGACATCTAGACAATTTAGATCTCGGGAAGGTCCCGATCTCAGCGACAG GTCGAGTTGGACCGACACACCGGAACAGAAGACTTTGAAAGCATTAGGAATCCAAACCGACAACGAAGAAGCTGATAGTCAAAACCTTTTAAGAAACGCAAAATTAGAATTTATACAACAGCGAGATGCTGAGCAGGAATTAGTTGCTAG gaaacacaAAAAAAAGAGCAAAAGAAAGGAAAGTTTATTAGAActtcatgaaaaaaaattgaagaaaaagaaaaag AAAGAAGATAAAGATAAAGACGAACCGACAAGAAGACCTTTTGATCGCGATATTGATCTAAAAGCAAACCGTTTCGACGAAgcacagaaaaaaattattattaaaaaagctCAATTACTGGACACAAGATTTTCAAAAGGCGAATCAAAATTTTTGTGA
- the LOC143916306 gene encoding uncharacterized protein LOC143916306 isoform X2 — protein sequence MLSDDSTSDSDTGIRFKTESTRRPTRKEEDVKNKTGGNHRSDSSRRRDSGKSYSSRNVSPRRDKSPIREIKYSKDRNKLDFNRHRVSNHDRERGNRENVSSRDSNHKYQSTRSEDKRKSDDRKLHERGERFSIKVGKNDNEKSKNAESSKSRNSNVDGKIRLAPRKSSGKDNDDGSHVRSSINRNVNASKTDKNGPDRGGDHPGDYQTLPRFDQSKKSDVDILDQSQKIVSLESSPSRLKRSIVREQIEVEKRPRKDEETPEVVYTVDDIRISDTSDTEQRPVSYYNMVSTDYKNKTQELAKEEAIAVSDSSEDEDALRKQLLLLEEELKKTKGKKKSKHKDRKRVRRDSKSQLDETVMSSNSENFSKYDTLSDDNAADKTSTSTMHSFEHKVDSHRQNKSVGKKKCDESNEEGEIVSDSDEKHVNSDLRDRLGKHRKISSVDSKPQMPDLREHLSSVSRTSHSSNNVESNVDEIEDAVEGPALPPHMMKNTNTPKNIGPSLPDDMRQRLLENSDRLSGDRSLDEDLQSSDGEDVLGPMPQGSEMKWSNSHKRLEERALKMKINSLDGDLVEKSQRESREEWMLKLPDAKAKHLGLTSRQFRSREGPDLSDRSSWTDTPEQKTLKALGIQTDNEEADSQNLLRNAKLEFIQQRDAEQELVARKHKKKSKRKESLLELHEKKLKKKKKKEDKDKDEPTRRPFDRDIDLKANRFDEAQKKIIIKKAQLLDTRFSKGESKFL from the exons atGTTATCCGACGACTCCACGTCCGACTCCGATACGGGAATCCGTTTTAAAACTGAATCGACGAGGCGACCGACTAGGAAAGAAGAAGACGTAAAGAACAAGACTGGTGGAAATCATCGCAGCGATAGTTCTAGACGCCGCGATTCGGGCAAAAGTTATTCTAGTAGAAACGTTTCTCCTCGACGGGATAAATCTCCCATCCGCGAGATAAAATATTCGAAAGATAGAAACAAGTTAGACTTTAATCGCCATAGAGTTTCGAACCACGACAGAGAGAGGGGAAACAGGGAAAACGTTTCGTCTCGGGATTCCAATCACAAGTACCAATCGACTAGGAGCGAGGACAAGCGAAAGTCTGACGACAGAAAATTACACGAAAGGGGTGAACGATTCTCGATTAAAGTGGGCAAAAATGACaacgaaaaaagtaaaaacgcGGAGAGTTCGAAAAGTAGAAACTCGAATGTCGATGGGAAAATTAGATTGGCTCCCAGAAAGTCTTCGGGGAAGGATAACGACGACGGATCGCACGTTCGAAGCTCTATAAATCGCAACGTGAACGCCTCCAAAACTGATAAAAACGGTCCCGATAGAGGCGGCGATCATCCTGGAGATTATCAAACTTTACCGAGATTCGATCAGTCGAAAAAATCGGACGTCGACATTCTAGATCAAAGTCAAAAAATCGTATCGCTCGAAAGCAGTCCCAGTAGACTTAAAAGAAGTATCGTAAGGGAGCAAATAGAGGTCGAGAAACGACCGAGAAAGGATGAAGAGACGCCAGAGGTAGTCTACACTGTCGACGATATAAGAATATCTGACACGTCCGACACGGAACAGAGACCCGTCTCCTACTATAACATGGTAAGCACcgattacaaaaataaaacgcaAGAATTAGCCAAGGAGGAAGCGATCGCAGTTTCCGATTCCTCGGAAGACGAAGATGCGCTTAGAAAACAACTTTTATTGCTAGAAGAAGAGTTGAAAAAAACCAAGGGcaagaaaaaatcaaaacacaaaGATAGAAAAAGAGTACGAAGAGATTCTAAATCCCAATTGGACGAAACGGTCATGTCGAGCAACAGTGAAAACTTTTCGAAATACGATACTCTATCAGACGATAATGCAGCAGACAAAACTTCCACCTCGACGATGCATTCTTTCGAACACAAAGTCGATTCCCACAGACAAAACAAGAGCGtcggtaaaaaaaaatgtgacgaaTCGAATGAAGAAGGCGAAATTGTCAGCGATTCTGATGAAAAACACGTCAACAGCGACTTAAGAGACCGACTTGGCAAACACCGAAAGATCTCCAGTGTGGACAGTAAACCTCAAATGCCCGATCTACGAGAGCATTTATCGTCCGTATCGAGAACTAGTCATTCGAGTAACAACGTCGAAAGCAATGTTGATGAAATTGAAGATGCAGTCGAAGGTCCAGCGCTTCCACCGCACATGATGAAAAATACCAACACACCCAAAAACATCg GGCCTTCGTTACCGGACGACATGAGACAGAGATTGTTGGAGAACTCCGATCGTTTGAGTGGAGACCGTTCGTTAGATGAAGACTTGCAGAGTTCTGACGGCGAAGACGTATTGGGGCCTATGCCTCAAGGATCCGAGATGAAATGGTCCAATTCACATAAACGCCTCGAGGAAAGAGCGCTGAAAATGAAAATCAACTCGCTCGATGGAGATTTAGTTGAAAAATCGCAGAGAGAAAGCAGAGAAGAGTGGATGCTAAAACTTCCAGATGCGAAAGCCAAACATCTGGGATTGACATCTAGACAATTTAGATCTCGGGAAGGTCCCGATCTCAGCGACAG GTCGAGTTGGACCGACACACCGGAACAGAAGACTTTGAAAGCATTAGGAATCCAAACCGACAACGAAGAAGCTGATAGTCAAAACCTTTTAAGAAACGCAAAATTAGAATTTATACAACAGCGAGATGCTGAGCAGGAATTAGTTGCTAG gaaacacaAAAAAAAGAGCAAAAGAAAGGAAAGTTTATTAGAActtcatgaaaaaaaattgaagaaaaagaaaaag AAAGAAGATAAAGATAAAGACGAACCGACAAGAAGACCTTTTGATCGCGATATTGATCTAAAAGCAAACCGTTTCGACGAAgcacagaaaaaaattattattaaaaaagctCAATTACTGGACACAAGATTTTCAAAAGGCGAATCAAAATTTTTGTGA
- the LOC143916312 gene encoding phosphatidate cytidylyltransferase, mitochondrial, translated as MCGVGRGTLASLVGRLPATRFAFAYGSAVKLQQQSSAAAESASADQKERDSPLVDLCACVRAAECASWHRTNLELNGPHYSFLRLLGAESLAHFQRGLGAGVYFNTLVPAPDLGVLFKYGLVAEEDLLEDLDCWSHLYFAGRLHKPVRVVVPPADPRLGDALRRNLLSALRASLLLLPERFSRYDLFHTVSHLSYSGDFRMTFGENKNKVANIVTPQLDEFRRLYESPLSQLQRYVRELDGDDHSMEQDAAPRAKFEHLISLPSTPKSIVSRLAQQRGDADDAMKYVAGHRDCSRLVETSIRRIVWRSSVRQSIKGIFTAGIFKSLRYSGRKIQKMFA; from the coding sequence ATGTGCGGCGTGGGGCGGGGGACGTTAGCGTCGCTGGTGGGGCGATTGCCTGCCACCAGATTCGCCTTCGCGTACGGCTCTGCGGTGAAGCTGCAGCAGCAGAGCAGCGCAGCAGCAGAGTCCGCATCCGCAGACCAGAAGGAACGCGACTCGCCGCTGGTGGACCTGTGCGCGTGCGTTCGCGCCGCGGAGTGCGCTTCGTGGCACCGAACCAACCTCGAGCTCAACGGCCCCCACTACTCGTTCCTGCGCCTTCTGGGAGCGGAATCCCTCGCTCACTTCCAGCGCGGCCTCGGAGCCGGCGTGTACTTCAACACTCTGGTGCCGGCGCCCGACCTGGGCGTGCTCTTCAAGTACGGGCTCGTCGCCGAGGAGGATCTGCTGGAAGACCTGGACTGCTGGAGCCACCTGTACTTCGCGGGCCGTCTGCACAAGCCCGTGCGCGTCGTCGTGCCTCCGGCCGATCCTCGCCTGGGCGACGCCTTGCGCCGCAACCTGCTCTCGGCGCTGAGGGCGTCTCTGCTCCTCTTGCCGGAGCGCTTCTCCCGCTACGACCTCTTCCACACCGTCTCCCACCTCAGCTACTCCGGCGACTTCCGCATGACGTTCGGAGAGAACAAAAACAAAGTCGCGAACATCGTGACGCCGCAGCTCGACGAGTTCCGGCGTCTGTACGAGTCTCCCCTGTCCCAGTTGCAGCGGTACGTTCGCGAACTGGACGGGGACGACCACTCGATGGAGCAGGACGCGGCCCCTCGGGCCAAATTCGAGCACTTGATAAGTTTGCCTTCGACCCCCAAAAGTATCGTCTCTAGATTGGCGCAGCAGAGAGGCGACGCGGACGATGCGATGAAGTACGTGGCCGGCCACCGAGACTGCTCTCGACTGGTGGAGACCTCCATTCGACGGATCGTGTGGCGGTCGAGCGTGCGACAGTCCATCAAAGGAATATTCACCGCCGGGATCTTCAAGTCTTTGCGATACAGCGGCAGGAAGATCCAAAAGATGTTCGCCTAG